In Armatimonas rosea, the DNA window CGTGACACCCGCACCGGACGTGTGCTCTGGCAGAATACACGTACGATACCACTCTCGGAGCACGCCACACTCTCGTTCTCGCCGTCGGGGAAGCTCCTCGCGCTGACCCTGCCCGATTTCATTCAGGTGCTTGATGTGGCCACGGGCAAGTCGCTGAAAGGAATTGCCTACACCGACTGCAAGTTTCACCAACAACCGGTCTTCTTATCGGATGGGACATTGGTTGTCGCAGAGTGTGCGACGGTTTCTGGCGACCCATATCCGGGCCTCAACCTACGCCTGAGCTTCTCCACTCCCGCCGTTTCCGTTGTGACCGTCTTGGACCCCCTTACCGGAAAAGCCCTCCGCCGCCTCGCCCGCGATGTGGAGGATTGGTGTGTCTCTCCCGACGGTACTCGCGTGCTCGTCAAGCGCGCCCACGAGCTCCTGCTCTTGAGCCCCTCAGGCGAGACGCTTGCCACCGTCAGCCCTGGGAAGTACTTCGAACAATACGTAGGTGCGAGGTTTATCCCTGGGAGCACCAATATCTTGCTCATCGGAGACAATGCAGGCGATACGCCCGTTCGGTCGTATGTCTGGAACCCGACGCAGCACATCGTCCGCCGTGCCCACCCGGACGAAGAGCTTCACGAGCAAGCGTACTCCCGCGAGGGAAGCAAAGCGCTGCGTGCGGAGGACATGGGGGGCCTCGGGCGGCACAAGCCCCTTGGCACGGTAATGAGCCCGAATAAAGCCGTTGCGCCCGTCCCGCTTGAGGGAATGACGGGCTGGGAGCTGAAGTAGACGAAATGAACGACCCCTGGTATACCCGTCGCCCGGTTACCCGCTTCCTTGGCATCACCGGCTGCATCGTCACGCTTGTCG includes these proteins:
- a CDS encoding WD40 repeat domain-containing protein, which encodes MNKEPWYTSRLLTRLLGGVGVACTLVGSCVRLETLDTRSSCRGDILQSNAYNAPVFSTDSQKVFGFVDHTTPGKHSQTLEAWETAQGRRLWKVPLSSDGLALATQGDRVATMTFKELAVRDTRTGRVLWQNTRTIPLSEHATLSFSPSGKLLALTLPDFIQVLDVATGKSLKGIAYTDCKFHQQPVFLSDGTLVVAECATVSGDPYPGLNLRLSFSTPAVSVVTVLDPLTGKALRRLARDVEDWCVSPDGTRVLVKRAHELLLLSPSGETLATVSPGKYFEQYVGARFIPGSTNILLIGDNAGDTPVRSYVWNPTQHIVRRAHPDEELHEQAYSREGSKALRAEDMGGLGRHKPLGTVMSPNKAVAPVPLEGMTGWELK